The following proteins are encoded in a genomic region of Primulina huaijiensis isolate GDHJ02 chromosome 3, ASM1229523v2, whole genome shotgun sequence:
- the LOC140972137 gene encoding uncharacterized protein, whose translation MEGVSAAAYNGIRGYWRRKGYNTYQRINSSRRKRKMRVVELGSAAVEGSVRRRRFWRIRLTPRLNLKLRAFSPKKLLLGLRDAYVNMMLKIPNTSVMSSGFGSAVAGNGVSGFGMRPLKEYDERMILEIYKSIVMAQPGLASAVGY comes from the coding sequence ATGGAAGGTGTTTCGGCCGCAGCGTACAATGGGATCAGAGGATACTGGCGGAGGAAAGGCTACAACACCTACCAGCGGATTAACAGTAGCCGCAGAAAAAGGAAGATGAGGGTGGTGGAGCTGGGTTCCGCCGCTGTCGAGGGGTCTGTCCGGCGGCGGAGATTCTGGCGGATCAGGCTGACGCCACGGCTGAATCTGAAGCTCCGCGCCTTCTCTCCGAAGAAGCTGTTGCTCGGCTTGCGAGATGCGTATGTCAACATGATGTTGAAGATCCCCAATACGAGTGTGATGAGCAGCGGGTTCGGAAGTGCGGTGGCCGGAAACGGAGTCTCCGGGTTCGGAATGAGACCGTTGAAGGAGTACGATGAGCGGATGATATTGGAGATCTACAAGTCCATTGTTATGGCGCAGCCTGGATTAGCTTCCGCAGTTGggtattag